One window of Anaerolineales bacterium genomic DNA carries:
- a CDS encoding haloacid dehalogenase has product MHKLESIADQIRKSFDSRTAAREQALAHARQLTRACSLAIRAVHRDDTANMHAQLREARQLADTLRSSLSAHPDLYHTGYTQDALKEYVEANVTCSLIQNQPLPTPEELVVEPATFLNGLAEVVGELRRRTLDILRHGYSTEAERLLGVMDEIYSVLVTMDYPDAITNGLRRQTDLARGIIEKTRGDITFSLRGGHLEKAIGNLIDRLGGSQVQGPEGNGTLPIMDEDD; this is encoded by the coding sequence ATGCACAAGCTCGAATCCATCGCAGACCAGATCCGTAAAAGTTTCGACTCTCGCACCGCCGCGCGTGAGCAGGCGCTTGCCCATGCGCGTCAACTCACGCGCGCCTGTTCGCTCGCCATCCGCGCAGTCCACCGTGATGATACGGCGAACATGCATGCGCAATTGCGCGAAGCGCGTCAACTTGCGGATACGCTCCGCAGTTCCCTCTCAGCCCATCCAGACCTTTATCACACAGGATACACACAGGACGCGTTGAAGGAATACGTGGAAGCCAACGTCACTTGTTCTTTGATCCAGAATCAACCGCTTCCGACTCCGGAGGAATTGGTCGTTGAACCCGCTACTTTTCTCAACGGGTTGGCGGAGGTCGTGGGCGAACTGCGCCGCCGCACACTGGACATTTTGCGGCACGGATATTCCACCGAAGCGGAACGCCTGCTCGGCGTGATGGACGAAATTTATTCCGTGCTTGTCACCATGGATTACCCCGACGCCATCACCAACGGCTTGCGTCGTCAGACCGACCTGGCGCGCGGCATCATCGAGAAGACGCGCGGCGATATTACCTTCAGCCTGCGCGGAGGACATTTGGAAAAAGCCATCGGGAATCTGATCGACCGGTTGGGCGGCAGCCAGGTTCAAGGTCCCGAAGGAAACGGGACTTTACCCATCATGGACGAGGACGATTAA
- a CDS encoding DUF3467 domain-containing protein: protein MTTPQTPPKPAGPVLEIPPNLEPQYVNLARIAHSLSDIVFDFAHLLPGEPRARIRSRVVMTPLSAKLLLRALTENIARYEAAYGEIQVPVNSTLADNLFRPYQQPPEPPKE, encoded by the coding sequence ATGACCACTCCCCAAACCCCTCCCAAACCTGCCGGTCCGGTGCTCGAAATTCCCCCCAACCTGGAACCGCAATACGTCAACCTGGCGCGCATCGCCCACTCACTGTCCGATATCGTGTTTGATTTTGCCCACCTCCTGCCCGGCGAGCCGCGCGCGCGAATCCGTTCGCGGGTGGTCATGACGCCGCTCAGCGCGAAACTATTGTTGAGAGCGCTTACGGAGAACATTGCGCGTTATGAGGCTGCCTATGGTGAGATTCAAGTCCCCGTCAATTCCACCCTCGCCGACAACTTGTTCCGTCCGTACCAACAGCCTCCCGAGCCTCCAAAAGAATAA